The Amyelois transitella isolate CPQ chromosome 20, ilAmyTran1.1, whole genome shotgun sequence genome has a segment encoding these proteins:
- the LOC106138448 gene encoding broad-complex core protein isoforms 1/2/3/4/5, protein MDDDMQQFSLRWHNHQNSIIGALSRMLTTGALADVTLSANGTTLKAHKIVLASCSQYFAQLFKDLETENNTLVVVLGCDAAELRLLLTFMYTGEVTASKKILPSLLRLAQTLKVSGLTDADTNTAVTPTDSEPLEHETSPINLEHKNDAILDTSDSNSKHDDEPKEHDFVRERDRLSKLDQIVQNLYSTHKIGSPSVTPITAPVASIEQTDYDRKWRINSSVCTICNKRLSNQYNLRVHMETHAGRRHACRSCSHVSRSRDALRKHVAYRHATQHDRTDA, encoded by the exons ATGGATGATGATATGCAACAGTTTTCTTTACGCTGGCATAACCATCAG AACAGTATAATCGGAGCCCTAAGCCGCATGCTGACCACTGGAGCCCTGGCTGACGTCACTCTGAGCGCTAACGGGACCACGCTGAAGGCCCATAAAATAGTACTTGCCTCATGCAGTCAGTACTTTGCACAACTTTTTAAG GACCTAGAGACAGAAAACAACACATTAGTGGTAGTTCTTGGCTGTGATGCTGCGGAGTTGCGTCTCCTCCTCACCTTCATGTACACGGGCGAGGTGACTGCTTCTAAGAAGATCCTACCTTCATTGCTAAGATTAGCTCAAACCTTGAAGGTGTCTGGCCTAACTGATGCCGATACG AATACCGCCGTCACACCGACAGACTCTGAACCATTGGAACACGAAACCTCGCCCATTAATTTGGAACATAAAAACGACGCCATCTTGGACACGTCCGACAGCAATTCGAAACACGACGACGAGCCGAAAGAACACGACTTCGTGCGTGAGAGAGACAGACTGAGCAAGTTGGACCAGATTGTACAGAATTTGTATAGCACGCACAAGATTGGGAGTCCTAGTGTCACACCGATTACTGCGCCTGTGGCTAGCATAG AACAAACAGACTACGACAGAAAATGGCGGATCAACAGCTCAGTGTGTACAATTTGCAACAAGCGGCTCAGTAACCAATATAACCTGCGCGTGCACATGGAAACGCACGCCGGACGGCGGCACGCGTGTCGGTCGTGTAGCCACGTGTCACGCTCGAGGGACGCGCTGAGGAAACACGTCGCCTACAGGCACGCGACCCAACATGACAGGACGGATGCGTGA